The Bacteroidota bacterium genome includes the window CATTTCGCCTGGATGGTGTGAAAGTATCAAAATCTCTTAAGACAAAAAGTGAGTTTTCGGCAAAAGTGTGCCTTGCCAGAGTCAAGGACAGTTTGCACCGCTACAAGGTAGGATTGCTCGAGCGACGAGACGGCTTGGATTTGGTTGAGTTGATTTTGGGGCTTCCCAAGAAAGAAGCTATGGCGATGAATCCGTCGGCGATACGCAAGTCGGTGACGATACTCCAGGCGTGGGCGAAATTTCAAGAGACGATTCCCGAAAACTCGCTGGAGTTGTCAACGCTTTCTGGCATGAGCACCCATGCGGCCGCCGGCTGGCCCTGGATCTTACGGGACTCCCGCCCACGCTGGCACAGATTGATGCGTTTCTTGCTGATGACAGTCCTGAAGCATATGAGAAAGTGGTCGATCAATTTCTCGGCAATGTGGCTTACGGCGAGCGGATGGCTGCTGAGTGGATGGATATTTCGAGGTATGCAGATAGCCACGGCTACCAGGATGACGGGATGCGCAATATGTGGCCCTGGCGCGACTGGGTGATTGCATCATTCAACAATAACCAGCCGTTCGACGAGTTTCTGACCTGGCAACTCGCCGGCGATATGCTGCCCAATGCCACACGCGATCAGGTGTTGGCCACCGGCTTTAATCGTAATCACATGCAAAGCCAGGAAGGCGGCGTTGTGGACGAAGAATACCGCGTTGAGTATGTCGCTGACCGCACCCATACACTGGGCAAGGCTTTTATGGGATTAAGCCTCGAATGCGCCCGGTGCCATGACCATAAATACGACCCCATCTCGCAAAAGGAGTACTACCAAATGTTTGGCTACTTCAATAGTGTCAACGAATTGGGAATTATCCCTTATGCCGGCGAAGCAAGCCCAACGATTATCCTGCCTTCTCAGGATGCTCAAGAAAAGCTAAGCGCAATTGAAGAAGCGCTTGCCCCACTGCGCTCACAGCTTGCGGTGAGTAATCCAGACTACGATAAAGGTTATGAGCGTTGGCTCAACAGTTTGAATGAAAGCAGCCAGTTGGCCATACCCGGATTGGTTGGTCATTATCAAATGGAGGCCATCAACGATTTTAAAATCGATAACCTTGCAGCACCCAACAAACCTGCCACAGTGGAAGGTGACCGGGAAATGCTCATCGAACTGGTTGCGGGCAAATCTGGCAAAGCAATTGCGCTCAATGGAGAGAGCTGGTTTGCTACAGCGCAGGGGAGCCACGCGTTTGAACGGAACCAAATGTTCTCGCTTAGTCTGTGGGTTAATCTGCAGGAAGACAGCCTTGCCGGCCCACTTGTAGGACGCTCATATGGCGTGTTCAATGGCAATCGCGGCTACATGGTGGTACTCAACGAAGACGGCACACTGTCTGCCAGCCTGAACCACGTTGCGCCGGATAATACCATCGAAATACGGACAAAAGCGTCGCTGGCTCTTGATACTTGGCATCATTTGGTGCTGACGTATGATGGCTCAAGCCGTGCTGCTGGTATCCGCTTGTATCTGGATGGGGAGGAAGCCGCGCGCGAAATAGTTGTTGATAACCTGCAGAAGAGTATTCTGGAGTCGTATTACTTCTACGACAAACAAATCCGGAATTGGGGCGGAGACGAAAAGCTGCAATTGGGGCGCATTGATCCGAACCAGACGCGCATGGAGGATGTGCTTGTTGATGAACTCAAGGTTTTTGAAAGCCGGCTGACATCGCTTGAAGTGCAGCAACTTACAGGCTTGGCGCAGCCGCTGGCGTCGATTGTTAAGCAACCCAAAGATGACTGGACAGAAGCGCAAGAGCAGGCGTTGCGTACCCACTATGTACACCGGGTGAGCCCGACTTACAGACGGATCGCGGCAGAAGTTGAGGCACTCAACGGGCAACAAAACGAAATTATCACAACCCAGCAGGAAGTGATG containing:
- a CDS encoding DUF1553 domain-containing protein, encoding MGEISRDDSRKLAGVVNAFWHEHPCGRRLALDLTGLPPTLAQIDAFLADDSPEAYEKVVDQFLGNVAYGERMAAEWMDISRYADSHGYQDDGMRNMWPWRDWVIASFNNNQPFDEFLTWQLAGDMLPNATRDQVLATGFNRNHMQSQEGGVVDEEYRVEYVADRTHTLGKAFMGLSLECARCHDHKYDPISQKEYYQMFGYFNSVNELGIIPYAGEASPTIILPSQDAQEKLSAIEEALAPLRSQLAVSNPDYDKGYERWLNSLNESSQLAIPGLVGHYQMEAINDFKIDNLAAPNKPATVEGDREMLIELVAGKSGKAIALNGESWFATAQGSHAFERNQMFSLSLWVNLQEDSLAGPLVGRSYGVFNGNRGYMVVLNEDGTLSASLNHVAPDNTIEIRTKASLALDTWHHLVLTYDGSSRAAGIRLYLDGEEAAREIVVDNLQKSILESYYFYDKQIRNWGGDEKLQLGRIDPNQTRMEDVLVDELKVFESRLTSLEVQQLTGLAQPLASIVKQPKDDWTEAQEQALRTHYVHRVSPTYRRIAAEVEALNGQQNEIITTQQEVMVMRELKKPRKTFVLDRGAYDARMEEVVPGTPKVLPAFQEDEEQNRLGLAKWLTDPSHPLTARVTVNRYWQMLFGQGIVATPDDFGNQGSLPTHPALLDWLAVEFMASDWDVKGILKTIAMSATYRQSSVASQETLEIDPANQFLSRGPSYRMTAEMIRDNALAVSGLLVPAVGGPSVHPYQPEGLWKELATRNATEYKQDEGDKLYRRSMYTIWKRSTPPPSMISFDASERNFCIVERQKTNSPLQALVLLNDPQYVEAARVLGERMLKQGGASIEEQVVFAFRLLTSRYPTEKEQGLLVRLFEEERAGFAADPAEAVALLAVGEYPRDRSVEASELAARTVVASTIMNFDEAYMKR